A section of the Paenibacillus aurantius genome encodes:
- a CDS encoding metallophosphoesterase, which translates to MALATVFSLLQPMAALAAGTDSGTIAPKIWLTEIYPNDIARNASYTGLSGATIDSMDYIEVYNASDSEMDFGADYNLVYTDSGDKILTYNEAELKIPAKTPAVFWIRRVDLEGKGKTMPDEAAFRASLGIPDGVPVFSVNNQTALKNSTAKVTIVSKSSHAIVSTYTYTTDDVGSAEGTSVHLQAVEGQSACLPLGTQAPASAGKVSEEQKTVKPQTVKPKPAVTPGTVSRTGNSTASVTFTTYAADAYYYEVVADGAPAPAIDTVNGVGHAVGANGEVTLALTTLSEEAQDLYLVGKNSSNLVSDPLKIDIPAYTASASQGLYLTEIMPNDLPRHDQYTGISSAGVDSMDYIEIYNASDSAVNFGAAYNLVYTDLSVSPAKDVTFAYNEAELKIPAKTPAVFWVRRVDLEGKGGTMPDEADFRRSFGVPDNVPVFSVNNQVALKNTTAKVAIVPKGSSEPVSYYSYASGDAGTVEGASVQLQAAEGQSRALAIAKKAPPSAGQVSEEQKTILADPGITPVLTPLFETGQYDTIREGTDLSIPYSYVDPTGVKSFVVYYRTNQSGEWTAQEGNSFNKRVPGKFYVEIGADRFLNSGYIEYYLEAKNMFRTAVTPVHRVTVLHGDDFSGLRSNLADGQTVSGRVYVIGRSSDNAAVDIRLDGALVDTTRRLEQGAYFTLDIEGLDGAKNAITANGNLVQVFSRWYDVLPSRAVMIDNRLFAYKANGDAEVSVRIVAGTEIDALDTTPGTDSDSFSVTNFSLVLADGTVIQPDGAVKASNTVTLGSSKREVELHFTVPYASLNANGTVWDTRQVEDGSHHVTISTGTGSQTISVNVDNTGPVISAEIPEQIDGEYTFQPRYTDASNVAEDTLMLKLDGKLLSGTSFNGSELNQGPHTLTASVQDTWGNTGTMTWTFSSSRNYPVISHVSSSDVGTDSATLSAVLSKGKDAEVSFHEAQALTVGEGITVYQGSGDGTANAQAGSLGAVTSGNGSLPYQMYAFDVNAADTSLRVSLEAATDYGKDVRLYARSSAGDRWIPLQADYADGKISAVFETGDYLADGKVYVLVQGRGIEMLPSTKAGHASTVANDYVWDGSGEPAQYDFSIAWETDTQYYAQSYPENFRLLNDHIAANKDRMDIRYVVHTGDLIDDIDETYQWERADQYMKILEDAQLPYGVVAGNHDIANHNGKYVNYQKYFGEDRFKDNGVFGGSFQNNLGHYDLVTAGGQDLIFVYMSYNFDREAVAWVNKVLAEYPDRMAVLAFHNYVKANADLDEAGLYYQNEVVAKNPNVKLVLSGHYTGAAFNVEGFDDDGDGVKERKVYQILQDYQGGEQGGNAYYKTLYFDLANGKLYMNSYSPKLNDYNYFDKPKASSYEIGTKEGDQDIYELSLDFNTAPKTLTVTAVEAVLYHNTALGRAAAEHSTASVTVDNLAPGEHTWMAIAANSAGRGYSRLSSFTTKKADASDASAPALTVRTVSRNGDSTATVRFAADEAGTYYYEFVNDGAGEPVIDTNGRGTAYEAHRAVAVSLANLTPGAKAMYLVVKDTAGNVSPALRIDIPAYSNPSGGHRSGNNGGTNRGKPEGSLGRT; encoded by the coding sequence TTGGCACTGGCAACTGTTTTTTCGCTGCTGCAGCCTATGGCGGCACTGGCTGCAGGAACGGATAGCGGTACGATAGCCCCGAAGATATGGCTTACCGAAATCTACCCTAACGACATAGCACGAAATGCCTCTTACACAGGGCTAAGCGGTGCCACCATCGACAGCATGGATTATATCGAAGTCTATAATGCTTCGGACTCAGAGATGGATTTCGGAGCGGACTACAACCTGGTCTATACCGATTCGGGTGACAAGATACTTACTTATAACGAAGCCGAGTTGAAAATCCCGGCCAAAACGCCTGCCGTGTTCTGGATCCGGCGTGTCGATTTGGAGGGGAAAGGGAAGACCATGCCGGACGAGGCGGCTTTCCGTGCAAGCCTGGGGATCCCGGACGGCGTGCCGGTCTTTTCGGTCAACAACCAGACGGCCCTGAAGAATTCAACGGCCAAGGTAACCATTGTGTCCAAGAGCAGCCATGCCATCGTCTCCACCTATACCTATACGACGGACGATGTGGGCTCGGCGGAGGGGACGAGCGTCCATCTTCAAGCAGTGGAAGGACAATCGGCCTGTCTGCCCCTGGGTACGCAGGCTCCCGCTTCCGCGGGCAAGGTGAGCGAGGAACAAAAGACGGTCAAGCCCCAGACGGTCAAGCCCAAGCCGGCCGTCACGCCGGGAACCGTCAGCCGCACGGGTAACAGCACGGCATCCGTAACGTTCACTACGTACGCCGCCGATGCCTACTACTATGAGGTTGTCGCTGATGGCGCCCCTGCTCCGGCCATCGATACCGTCAACGGAGTTGGCCATGCGGTCGGCGCGAATGGGGAGGTAACGCTCGCTTTGACGACGCTGTCCGAGGAGGCCCAGGATCTCTATCTGGTCGGGAAGAATTCGTCGAACCTGGTCAGCGATCCGCTGAAGATCGATATCCCGGCTTACACCGCCTCTGCCAGCCAGGGGCTCTATCTGACCGAGATCATGCCGAACGATCTTCCGCGCCATGACCAATACACCGGAATCAGCAGCGCCGGCGTTGACAGCATGGATTATATCGAAATCTACAATGCTTCGGACTCAGCGGTGAATTTTGGGGCTGCTTACAACCTCGTGTATACCGATTTGTCGGTTTCGCCCGCTAAGGACGTTACCTTTGCCTATAACGAAGCGGAGTTGAAAATCCCGGCCAAAACGCCTGCCGTGTTTTGGGTACGGCGCGTCGACCTGGAAGGGAAAGGGGGGACCATGCCGGACGAGGCGGACTTCCGTAGAAGCTTCGGGGTTCCGGACAACGTGCCGGTCTTTTCCGTCAACAACCAGGTGGCTCTCAAAAATACAACGGCCAAGGTAGCCATTGTGCCGAAAGGCAGCAGCGAACCGGTTTCCTACTACTCCTACGCGTCGGGCGATGCCGGCACCGTGGAGGGCGCAAGCGTTCAGCTTCAGGCGGCGGAGGGGCAGAGCAGGGCCTTGGCCATCGCCAAGAAAGCACCGCCTTCCGCAGGCCAGGTGAGCGAGGAGCAGAAGACGATTTTGGCCGATCCGGGGATTACGCCCGTGCTGACGCCTCTTTTTGAAACGGGCCAGTATGACACCATCCGGGAAGGAACGGATCTCAGCATCCCCTACTCTTATGTGGACCCAACGGGCGTTAAGAGCTTTGTCGTCTATTACCGGACGAATCAATCCGGGGAGTGGACGGCTCAAGAGGGGAACTCGTTTAATAAGCGGGTGCCCGGTAAATTTTATGTGGAAATTGGCGCCGACCGTTTTCTGAACAGCGGCTACATTGAATATTACCTGGAAGCCAAAAACATGTTCCGCACGGCGGTTACGCCCGTCCATCGGGTCACCGTCCTGCACGGCGATGATTTCTCCGGTCTGCGCTCGAACTTGGCGGATGGCCAAACGGTTTCCGGCCGCGTCTACGTTATCGGGAGATCCAGCGACAACGCGGCGGTAGACATCCGCCTGGACGGTGCTTTGGTGGACACTACCCGCCGGCTGGAGCAGGGAGCTTATTTTACCCTGGACATCGAGGGACTGGACGGGGCCAAGAACGCCATTACGGCCAACGGAAACCTGGTGCAGGTCTTCTCGCGCTGGTATGATGTGCTGCCTTCCCGTGCCGTGATGATCGACAACCGCCTGTTTGCGTATAAAGCGAACGGCGACGCCGAGGTGAGCGTCCGTATCGTGGCTGGTACCGAGATCGACGCCCTGGACACCACACCCGGTACGGACAGCGACAGCTTCTCGGTGACGAATTTCTCCCTGGTGCTGGCGGACGGCACGGTTATTCAACCGGACGGCGCCGTTAAGGCATCGAATACCGTGACGTTGGGCAGCAGCAAACGGGAGGTCGAGCTGCATTTTACCGTTCCGTATGCCTCCCTGAACGCCAACGGCACTGTCTGGGATACCCGGCAGGTGGAAGACGGCAGCCACCACGTCACCATTTCCACCGGAACCGGCAGCCAAACCATCTCCGTGAACGTGGACAATACCGGCCCGGTGATCAGCGCCGAGATTCCGGAGCAGATCGACGGCGAGTATACGTTTCAGCCACGCTATACGGATGCGTCGAATGTGGCGGAGGACACGCTTATGCTTAAGCTGGATGGAAAGCTCCTGAGCGGAACCAGCTTCAACGGCTCGGAGCTCAACCAGGGTCCCCATACGCTTACCGCTTCGGTGCAGGACACTTGGGGGAATACGGGAACCATGACATGGACCTTCTCGTCCAGCCGCAATTACCCGGTTATCTCCCATGTCTCCTCGTCGGACGTGGGGACGGATTCGGCCACCCTGTCGGCCGTTCTGAGCAAAGGGAAAGACGCCGAGGTCTCGTTCCATGAGGCGCAGGCGTTGACCGTGGGCGAAGGCATTACCGTGTACCAAGGCTCCGGCGACGGCACGGCCAACGCGCAAGCCGGTTCCCTTGGTGCGGTAACCAGCGGCAACGGCAGCCTGCCTTACCAGATGTATGCCTTTGATGTGAACGCCGCGGATACCTCCCTTCGGGTCTCGCTTGAGGCGGCAACGGATTATGGCAAAGACGTCCGTCTCTATGCGCGCAGCAGCGCCGGCGACCGGTGGATTCCGCTTCAAGCCGACTATGCGGACGGCAAAATCTCTGCGGTATTCGAGACCGGCGACTATCTCGCCGACGGAAAGGTTTATGTGCTGGTCCAAGGAAGAGGCATCGAGATGCTGCCTTCCACCAAAGCCGGTCATGCCAGCACGGTGGCCAATGATTATGTTTGGGATGGCAGCGGGGAACCGGCCCAGTATGATTTTTCAATCGCCTGGGAGACCGACACGCAGTATTACGCCCAAAGCTACCCGGAGAACTTCCGATTGCTCAACGACCATATTGCGGCCAATAAGGACCGCATGGACATCCGCTATGTCGTGCACACGGGCGATCTTATCGATGACATCGACGAAACCTATCAATGGGAGCGCGCCGACCAGTACATGAAAATCCTGGAGGATGCCCAATTACCATACGGCGTAGTGGCCGGGAACCATGACATTGCCAACCATAACGGCAAATATGTAAATTACCAGAAATACTTCGGGGAGGACCGTTTTAAGGACAACGGCGTCTTCGGCGGTTCCTTCCAGAACAACCTCGGCCACTACGATCTCGTCACCGCAGGCGGCCAGGACCTGATCTTTGTTTACATGAGCTACAATTTTGACCGGGAGGCGGTGGCCTGGGTTAACAAGGTTCTGGCGGAATATCCGGACCGTATGGCCGTTCTGGCTTTTCATAATTACGTAAAAGCGAATGCCGACCTGGACGAAGCCGGTCTCTACTACCAGAACGAAGTGGTCGCCAAGAACCCTAACGTCAAGCTGGTGCTAAGCGGCCATTATACCGGGGCCGCCTTCAACGTAGAAGGCTTTGATGATGACGGGGACGGAGTGAAAGAACGCAAGGTCTACCAGATCCTCCAGGATTACCAGGGAGGGGAGCAGGGCGGAAATGCCTATTACAAGACGCTGTATTTTGATCTGGCGAACGGCAAGCTCTACATGAATTCCTATTCGCCTAAGCTGAACGATTATAATTATTTCGATAAGCCCAAAGCGTCATCTTATGAAATCGGCACAAAAGAGGGCGACCAGGACATTTACGAGCTCAGCCTGGACTTCAATACGGCGCCCAAAACGCTGACCGTCACCGCGGTAGAAGCCGTGCTGTACCACAACACGGCCCTCGGGAGGGCAGCGGCCGAGCATTCGACGGCATCGGTTACCGTGGATAACCTTGCGCCTGGAGAACACACCTGGATGGCCATCGCGGCAAACTCCGCGGGAAGAGGGTACAGCCGGCTTTCTTCCTTCACCACCAAAAAAGCGGATGCCTCGGATGCCTCCGCTCCGGCTCTGACCGTCAGAACCGTTAGCCGTAACGGTGACAGCACCGCAACGGTAAGGTTCGCCGCCGATGAAGCTGGAACCTACTACTACGAGTTCGTAAATGATGGAGCCGGCGAGCCGGTGATCGACACGAACGGCAGAGGTACCGCCTACGAGGCTCACAGGGCCGTCGCGGTTTCGCTCGCCAACCTTACGCCAGGTGCGAAGGCTATGTACCTCGTCGTGAAGGACACGGCGGGCAACGTGAGCCCGGCTCTTAGGATTGACATCCCGGCTTATTCCAACCCGTCCGGAGGCCATAGGAGCGGGAACAACGGAGGAACCAATCGAGGAAAGCCGGAGGGATCGCTGGGCAGGACTTGA
- a CDS encoding DinB family protein, protein MNTKEMLLQFEETVDQYIRDLKDYSLEQLLWKPAEDEWSLGQMFGHLIGSAQFLHLRNVALCLEPDGSPAVSTIGKTQPGEEVYSAGSFPPVRVQVPPSPQYTPPQPESKDQLVDGLRNVVRRMVEMEPAVAAAFDPGSRELWEPGKEPAVELVPPTVAHPRFGGLNALEWFQLIEMHYRHHFLQKKRLEDAWREMQVKA, encoded by the coding sequence ATGAATACTAAGGAAATGCTGCTTCAGTTTGAGGAAACGGTCGACCAATATATTCGAGATTTGAAAGACTACAGCCTGGAGCAGCTGCTGTGGAAGCCCGCAGAAGACGAATGGTCGCTCGGTCAGATGTTTGGGCATTTGATCGGCTCCGCCCAGTTCCTGCATCTGCGGAATGTGGCCCTGTGCCTCGAGCCGGACGGAAGCCCCGCGGTCTCTACAATAGGGAAGACGCAGCCGGGCGAAGAAGTGTACAGCGCGGGAAGCTTTCCGCCGGTTCGCGTACAGGTTCCCCCCTCCCCTCAGTACACACCGCCACAACCGGAAAGCAAGGACCAGCTTGTGGATGGGCTTCGGAACGTGGTTCGTCGGATGGTGGAGATGGAACCCGCGGTAGCGGCGGCCTTCGATCCGGGCTCCCGAGAGCTATGGGAACCGGGTAAGGAGCCGGCAGTTGAGCTTGTCCCCCCTACCGTTGCCCACCCGAGATTTGGCGGATTGAACGCCCTCGAATGGTTTCAACTGATCGAGATGCACTATCGTCACCATTTCCTGCAGAAGAAGCGTCTGGAGGACGCTTGGAGGGAAATGCAAGTGAAAGCGTAA
- a CDS encoding helix-turn-helix transcriptional regulator, whose protein sequence is MNKTDRMLAIVMELQRKGVLRAEDLAARFETSVRTIYRDMQALSEAGVPVAGATGVGYSLMEGYFLPPISFTAEEAVTLLIGADFVERRLDEEYGARARSSQEKIEAILPENVREETARVRSAIRLLKEREAGTRGQEKETFKQLRQAILKKSKVRFHYSKSLSAPDGMRHGERTADPYGLVFSQGAWVLVAFCQLRGDIRHFRLSRMKELLVLKESFEVLPGFRLQDHRPSDDREVVVRMWVDSSIVDLVQEVNSFYMESLEWGMEGWLATFRVRRIEELLQWTLGWGAAVQVLEPESLRDRMRDEILKMQKRY, encoded by the coding sequence GTGAACAAAACCGATCGGATGCTGGCTATCGTTATGGAGCTGCAGCGTAAGGGCGTGCTGCGCGCCGAGGATTTGGCTGCTCGATTCGAGACGAGTGTCCGCACCATTTACCGTGACATGCAAGCGCTTAGCGAGGCTGGGGTTCCGGTGGCGGGGGCAACCGGCGTAGGCTACTCCCTTATGGAGGGGTACTTCCTCCCCCCAATCAGCTTTACGGCGGAGGAAGCAGTGACGCTGCTCATCGGGGCTGACTTCGTGGAACGGAGGCTGGATGAGGAGTATGGCGCGAGGGCGCGAAGCTCCCAGGAGAAGATTGAGGCCATTTTGCCGGAGAACGTGCGCGAGGAGACGGCTCGGGTGCGGTCGGCCATCCGCTTGCTGAAAGAAAGGGAGGCGGGAACGCGCGGGCAGGAGAAAGAAACGTTCAAGCAGTTACGCCAGGCTATTCTGAAGAAGAGCAAGGTTCGTTTCCACTATTCCAAAAGCCTATCTGCACCAGACGGAATGCGGCACGGCGAACGTACGGCGGATCCTTACGGTCTGGTTTTTTCTCAGGGGGCGTGGGTGCTTGTCGCCTTCTGCCAACTAAGGGGCGACATTCGGCACTTTCGGCTCTCCCGTATGAAGGAGCTTCTCGTATTGAAAGAATCGTTCGAGGTCCTTCCCGGTTTTCGCCTTCAGGACCACCGGCCTTCGGACGATCGAGAAGTGGTCGTGCGGATGTGGGTCGACTCCTCCATTGTGGATTTGGTTCAGGAAGTGAACAGCTTTTATATGGAGTCCTTGGAATGGGGTATGGAAGGCTGGCTGGCGACGTTTCGCGTCCGGCGGATAGAGGAATTGCTTCAATGGACGCTTGGATGGGGGGCAGCGGTTCAGGTGCTGGAGCCGGAATCGCTGCGGGACCGAATGCGGGATGAAATTCTAAAAATGCAAAAGCGCTACTGA
- a CDS encoding catalase: protein MEKNDTNRILTNRQGHPISDNQNIRTIGNRGPSTLENYHFIEKISHFDRERIPERVVHARGAGAHGYFEAYGKVGQESISKYTRAKLFQEAGKRTPVFVRFSTVVGGTHSSETDRDPRGFAVKFYTEDGNWDLVGNNLKIFFIRDPLKFPDMVHAFKVDPVTNLPNPERMFDFVSNSPEATHMITFVFSPWGIPANYRQMQGSGVNTYKWVNQEGEAVLVKYHWEPLKQGIKNLTQKEASAIQAKTISHATQDLYEAIERGDYPEWELCVQIMSDDEHPELDFDPLDPTKLWDHERFPFLPVGKMVLDQNPENYFAEVEQAAFGTGVLVDGLDFSDDKLLQGRTFSYSDTQRYRVGTNYLQLPINAPKTRVATNQRDGQMAYMVDRAPDQNPHVTYEPSSLGGLTEAKPAGKEHQPAYSAKLVREKISRPNDFKQAGETYLQFEDWEREELISNLVDALKICQPVIQEKMIGYFTEAHSEYGRRVAEGLKQAQVDSTHLGSDAARDGAEKAEHSGKSTDGY, encoded by the coding sequence ATGGAGAAGAACGATACCAATAGGATTTTAACGAATCGGCAAGGCCATCCGATTTCGGATAATCAAAACATTCGAACGATAGGAAACCGCGGGCCGTCCACACTGGAGAACTACCACTTCATCGAGAAAATATCCCATTTCGACCGCGAACGCATTCCGGAAAGGGTGGTCCATGCCCGCGGTGCCGGGGCGCATGGATATTTTGAGGCTTACGGAAAGGTAGGCCAGGAATCGATCTCGAAATACACCCGTGCCAAGCTTTTTCAGGAGGCGGGGAAACGCACCCCTGTTTTCGTTCGCTTCTCTACGGTCGTGGGAGGCACCCACTCCTCCGAAACGGACCGGGATCCGCGCGGCTTTGCCGTTAAATTTTATACGGAGGACGGCAACTGGGACCTGGTGGGGAACAACCTGAAAATCTTCTTCATACGGGATCCGCTCAAATTTCCGGATATGGTCCATGCCTTTAAGGTGGACCCGGTCACCAACCTTCCGAATCCGGAAAGAATGTTCGACTTCGTCTCCAACAGTCCCGAAGCTACGCATATGATTACCTTTGTCTTCTCCCCCTGGGGGATTCCCGCCAATTACCGGCAGATGCAGGGGTCGGGGGTCAATACTTACAAATGGGTCAACCAGGAAGGCGAGGCTGTCTTGGTCAAGTATCATTGGGAGCCTCTGAAGCAGGGCATTAAGAACCTCACCCAGAAAGAGGCAAGCGCCATCCAAGCCAAAACGATAAGCCATGCGACCCAGGACTTATACGAAGCCATTGAGCGGGGCGATTACCCCGAGTGGGAGCTTTGTGTGCAGATCATGAGCGACGACGAGCATCCGGAATTGGATTTTGACCCTCTGGACCCGACCAAGCTCTGGGACCACGAGCGGTTTCCTTTCCTTCCGGTAGGCAAAATGGTGCTGGACCAAAACCCGGAAAACTACTTTGCCGAGGTCGAGCAGGCTGCCTTTGGGACGGGGGTATTGGTCGACGGCCTGGATTTCTCCGATGACAAGCTGCTGCAGGGAAGAACCTTCTCCTATTCGGATACCCAGCGATACCGGGTAGGAACGAATTACTTGCAGCTTCCGATCAATGCTCCGAAAACGCGGGTGGCTACGAATCAAAGGGACGGCCAAATGGCCTATATGGTCGACCGGGCCCCCGATCAGAATCCGCATGTCACCTACGAGCCTTCCTCTCTAGGCGGCCTTACAGAAGCCAAGCCGGCGGGCAAAGAACACCAACCCGCCTATTCCGCCAAGCTCGTACGGGAAAAAATCAGCCGGCCCAACGACTTTAAACAGGCCGGAGAAACCTATCTCCAGTTTGAAGATTGGGAGCGGGAGGAGCTGATCTCGAACCTGGTCGACGCGCTGAAAATATGCCAACCGGTCATCCAGGAGAAAATGATCGGGTATTTTACCGAGGCCCATTCTGAGTACGGGCGAAGAGTAGCGGAAGGTCTGAAGCAGGCTCAGGTGGATTCCACCCACCTGGGTTCCGATGCGGCAAGGGATGGTGCTGAAAAAGCCGAACATTCCGGCAAAAGCACGGATGGCTACTGA
- a CDS encoding MFS transporter — translation MERQNSSYRWVVLACILLDYFLIVIQRTAPGLISDKLMTDFHVTAATIGVLASIQFLAYAGLQIPVGILSDRYGPNGFLILGTLLNGFGTLLYSLAAHESILLIARLLVGIGDATIWINVVLILGNWFRAKEFVKLIGLAGVSGSLGFLVATAPFSEWIAMAGWRVPFLTSGIVLILTSGLLFYVLVWNLKRRFPEMSGSHSAAAADAMVKKKRDKVMTVLRRILGNRQSWATFLCHFGLVGTYVGFIGSWAVPYGMNVYGMSRSGASGLAMAGLIGALVGGPLATLLASRLPSMKRPYAIVHAVVFLSWMAIYLWGGKPPLVMATLLFVLIGFGNGSSALTFAVVRDSFDIREVGVASGFANTGGFLSAILLPSLFGRVLDHLAGSGTITGYHQGFLIPALFALVGLAGALLLREKVDENERGEEGTVPSK, via the coding sequence GTGGAGAGACAGAATAGCAGCTACAGGTGGGTCGTACTGGCGTGCATCTTGCTGGACTACTTCCTGATCGTGATTCAGCGGACGGCGCCGGGACTCATCTCGGATAAATTAATGACGGACTTTCATGTGACGGCGGCGACAATCGGGGTCTTGGCCAGCATTCAATTTCTGGCTTATGCCGGGCTCCAGATTCCCGTCGGGATACTATCCGATCGCTATGGCCCGAATGGATTCCTTATCCTAGGGACCTTGTTGAACGGATTCGGCACGTTGTTGTACAGCTTAGCCGCACATGAATCGATCCTGCTGATCGCGCGGCTCCTGGTGGGGATTGGGGATGCGACGATCTGGATCAATGTGGTGCTGATTCTAGGCAACTGGTTCCGGGCTAAGGAATTTGTGAAGCTGATCGGGCTGGCCGGGGTGAGCGGCAGTCTCGGTTTCCTCGTCGCGACGGCTCCTTTCTCGGAGTGGATTGCGATGGCGGGCTGGCGGGTCCCCTTCCTCACATCGGGCATCGTCTTGATCCTGACCAGCGGATTGCTCTTCTATGTATTGGTATGGAACCTCAAGCGGCGGTTCCCGGAGATGTCGGGCAGCCATTCGGCAGCCGCGGCGGATGCCATGGTCAAGAAGAAGCGGGACAAGGTAATGACGGTGCTAAGGCGGATTCTGGGGAATCGGCAAAGCTGGGCGACGTTCCTGTGCCATTTCGGATTAGTCGGCACGTATGTCGGCTTCATCGGCTCATGGGCTGTCCCGTACGGGATGAACGTATACGGGATGTCCCGCTCGGGCGCGAGCGGGCTGGCCATGGCGGGCCTCATCGGCGCCCTCGTCGGCGGGCCGCTGGCCACCTTGCTGGCATCGCGCCTTCCTTCGATGAAGCGTCCTTACGCCATCGTCCATGCGGTCGTCTTCCTTAGCTGGATGGCGATCTATCTGTGGGGCGGGAAGCCGCCACTCGTCATGGCGACGCTGCTGTTTGTGCTTATCGGATTTGGCAACGGATCCAGTGCCTTGACGTTTGCGGTCGTGCGTGACTCGTTCGATATCCGGGAGGTGGGCGTCGCCTCGGGCTTCGCGAATACCGGCGGGTTCCTCAGTGCGATTCTGCTGCCGAGCCTGTTCGGGCGTGTGCTGGATCACTTAGCGGGCTCTGGGACGATTACAGGGTATCACCAAGGATTTCTCATTCCGGCTCTATTCGCCCTGGTAGGTTTGGCCGGCGCCTTGCTGCTGCGGGAGAAGGTGGACGAGAACGAGCGTGGGGAGGAAGGAACCGTTCCTTCCAAATAA
- the hcp gene encoding hydroxylamine reductase produces MFCYQCEQTPAGGCKVVGVCGKDETIASLQDTIIFALKGIAAYATHARQLGYTDPEVDKITHEALYLTLTNSNFNLQEHLDMAMKVGSAAVKIMDVLDRAHTTHFGIPQPVVVSQNRIEGKCIVVTGHNLYALEELLKQTEGKGINIYTHSEMLPAHGYPELKKFSHLKGNIGKAWFDQRRLFEQFPGAILATTNCVMPIKGTYADRFFSYEVAGLEGVTKIMGEDFSPLIEKALSLPEANEESDQVLTTGFHHETVIGLAPEIIQAVKDGKIKRFFVIAGCDAPGTGGEYYRELATSLPPETVILTTSCGKFRFNDVDYGTVPGTGIPRYIDLGQCNNSGSTVKIALALADAFGCSVNELPVSIVLSWFEQKAVAILLGLFSLGIQDIRIGPKPPEFVSQGVLNVLVEKFGLKLIGNAQEDMKTMLALPH; encoded by the coding sequence ATGTTCTGTTATCAATGTGAACAAACGCCTGCAGGCGGATGTAAAGTGGTGGGGGTTTGCGGAAAAGATGAGACCATTGCCAGCCTTCAGGATACGATTATCTTTGCGCTAAAAGGGATTGCCGCCTATGCCACGCATGCACGACAGCTGGGTTATACCGATCCCGAAGTAGACAAAATTACGCACGAAGCCCTCTATCTGACCTTGACCAACTCCAATTTCAACCTGCAGGAACATCTCGATATGGCCATGAAAGTTGGCTCCGCTGCAGTCAAAATTATGGATGTTCTCGATCGTGCCCATACGACTCACTTCGGAATTCCCCAGCCTGTCGTCGTTTCCCAGAATAGGATCGAAGGCAAATGTATCGTGGTAACCGGTCATAACCTATACGCCCTTGAGGAATTGCTGAAGCAAACGGAAGGCAAAGGCATTAATATATACACCCACTCGGAAATGCTTCCTGCCCACGGCTATCCGGAGTTGAAGAAGTTTAGCCATCTCAAGGGGAATATCGGCAAGGCCTGGTTTGACCAACGTCGTCTTTTCGAGCAATTCCCCGGCGCTATTCTGGCGACAACGAACTGCGTCATGCCGATTAAAGGAACCTATGCCGACCGGTTCTTCTCCTACGAGGTGGCTGGGCTCGAGGGCGTCACGAAGATCATGGGCGAAGATTTTTCCCCATTGATCGAGAAAGCTTTATCTTTGCCGGAAGCGAATGAGGAGTCCGACCAGGTCCTGACCACCGGATTCCACCACGAAACCGTCATCGGGCTGGCACCTGAAATCATTCAAGCGGTCAAAGACGGCAAAATCAAACGTTTCTTCGTCATCGCGGGCTGCGACGCGCCGGGCACGGGAGGCGAATACTACAGGGAATTGGCTACTTCCTTGCCCCCTGAAACGGTCATCCTGACGACCTCTTGCGGGAAATTCCGTTTCAACGACGTCGATTACGGAACCGTTCCGGGAACCGGTATCCCTCGCTATATCGACTTGGGCCAATGCAACAATTCCGGATCAACCGTCAAAATCGCCCTGGCGTTGGCGGATGCCTTCGGCTGCAGCGTCAATGAACTGCCGGTGAGCATTGTCCTGTCCTGGTTCGAGCAAAAAGCGGTGGCGATCCTCCTCGGCTTGTTCAGCTTGGGGATTCAAGACATCCGCATCGGACCCAAGCCGCCGGAATTCGTAAGCCAAGGCGTATTAAACGTATTGGTCGAAAAATTCGGATTGAAACTGATCGGCAACGCCCAAGAGGATATGAAGACCATGCTGGCCTTGCCGCACTAA